One genomic region from Lycorma delicatula isolate Av1 chromosome 9, ASM4794821v1, whole genome shotgun sequence encodes:
- the LOC142329862 gene encoding uncharacterized protein LOC142329862, with amino-acid sequence MIKKFLEIEVDEFGNKITQTYYARDSIRDTYNYNLFIKHGLKITHNMKIMRQHFGKHPVIHLHFNDGIPNYSFEKLINLFQDVLHESFRQHRYLLHSRRLNYTEKRLLNTWCCPKSYKDLEENDVAQGLKLLSIWLYRHFGKKKVYFLIDEFDKIMICTFIYYSVYKKYSKEKLFDFIEFSQDVMSGLLNNTLLGGFITGTSYTANAVVFDLNIIKSYRFLDRHQFVEFYGLTRQEVSNLIKNTVFNLDPVIIKQALLTYDCYVKRR; translated from the coding sequence ATGatcaaaaaatttttagaaattgaagttgatgagtttggaaataaaataacacaaacgTATTATGCAAGGGATTCAATAAGAGATAcgtacaattataatttatttattaaacatggtttaaaaattacacataatatgaaaattatgagACAACATTTTGGCAAACATCCTGTTATACATTTACACTTCAATGATGGTATACCAAATTATTCTTTTGAAAAGTTAATCAATTTGTTTCAAGATGTTCTACATGAATCTTTTAGACAGCATAGATATTTATTACACAGTAGAAGATTAAATTATACGGAAAAGAGACTTTTAAATACTTGGTGTTGTCCTAAATCTtataaagatttagaagaaaatgatgtCGCTCAGGGGTTAAAACTTTTATCGATATGGTTGTATAGGCATTTTGGAAAgaagaaagtatattttttgatagatgagtttgataaaattatgatatgtacatttatatattatagcgtgtataaaaagtattctaaagaaaaattatttgattttattgaatttagtcAAGATGTTATGTCAGGTCTTTTAAACAATACTTTACTCGGTGGTTTTATTACTGGAACATCTTATACGGCTAATGCTGTTGTATTTgatctaaacattattaaatcttACAGATTTTTAGATAGACATCAATTTGTTGAGTTTTATGGTTTAACAAGACAAGAGGTaagtaatcttataaaaaatactgtGTTTAATTTAGATCCAGTAATAATTAAACAAGCTCTCTTAACATACGATTGTTATGTTAAGCGTAGATAA